In Sphaeramia orbicularis chromosome 15, fSphaOr1.1, whole genome shotgun sequence, a single genomic region encodes these proteins:
- the ccdc85a gene encoding coiled-coil domain-containing protein 85A, which produces MEKAAHQPSKGAESPADDLSKITDEELLKWGKEELVRRLRRTEAEKRSVIVEHGNLMREVNRRLQQHLNEIRSLKDVNQKLQEDNQELRDLCCFLDDDRQKGKRVSREWQRLGRYSAGLMRKEVAIYLQKLKELEQRQVEVIRENLELKEVCLMLEEERAAVVGGGGGGGGGPGCRSSIDSQSSLSQLGGGVPAPGLLRDVGDGSSTSSAGSTDSPDNPHHKPPPLGSNASPGSGSRPGDVCQSPGGRRHSSTPEYHTFPQSCRPRGGSLTNLEPHGLRGHSPEKHSKSPTRCDYTPKPCSSDLLAQKQIFISEQASPGKGTAKSSPELSQRHRPVTGTAGGGGLDASMGTPEHIRKARVIVGSPESIRHHHHYQHSPGLEQGKGRYSSSSPGRDGSRRRTPGEEVNTHHQSLYNALISAGCCTNSCRSTKLWDSFDAS; this is translated from the exons ATGGAGAAAGCTGCGCATCAGCCATCCAAAGGCGCAGAGAGTCCGGCGGACGACCTCTCCAAAATAACCGACGAGGAGCTGCTGAAGTGGGGGAAAGAGGAGCTGGTGAGGCGGCTGCGGAGGACGGAGGCAGAGAAGAGGAGTGTCATAGTGGAACACGGCAATCTGATGAGGGAGGTGAACCGGCGACTCCAGCAGCACCTGAATGAGATCCGGAGTTTGAAG GACGTGAACCAGAAACTGCAGGAGGACAACCAGGAGCTGAGGGACCTGTGCTGCTTCCTGGATGACGACAGGCAGAAGGGGAAGCGGGTGTCGCGGGAGTGGCAGCGTTTGGGCCGTTACAGCGCCGGGCTGATGAGGAAAGAGGTGGCCATCTACCTGCAGAAGCTGAAGGAGCTGGAGCAGCGGCAGGTGGAGGTCATCCGTGAGAACCTGGAGCTGAAGGAGGTGTGCCTCATGTTGGAAGAGGAGCGGGCTGCCGTCGTGGGTGGAGGGGGAGGCGGAGGAGGGGGACCCGGCTGCAGGAGCTCCATCGACAGTCAGAGCAGCCTGTCACAGCTGGGTGGAGGCGTCCCCGCACCTGGTCTGCTCCGGGATGTTGGAGACGGGAGCAGCACCTCCAGTGCAGGGAGTACGGATAGCCCCGATAACCCCCACCACAAGCCCCCTCCCCTGGGCTCTAATGCCAGCCCTGGATCTGGATCGAGACCAGGAGACGTCTGTCAGTCCCCAGGTGGCAGGAGACACAGCTCCACCCCGGAGTACCACACCTTCCCCCAGTCCTGCCGGCCTCGAGGTGGGTCCCTCACCAACCTGGAACCTCACGGTCTTCGAGGTCACAGTCCAGAAAAACACAGCAAGTCCCCGACCAGATGTGATTACACCCCCAAACCCTGCAGCTCTGACCTACTGGCCCAGAAACAGATATTTATCTCAGAGCAGGCGTCACCGGGGAAGGGCACGGCCAAGTCCAGCCCAGAACTGAGTCAGAGACACCGGCCGGTGACGGGGACAGCGGGCGGCGGGGGTCTGGACGCATCAATGGGAACACCCGAGCACATAAGGAAAGCACGGGTGATCGTGGGGAGTCCGGAGTCTATACGGCACCACCATCACTACCAGCACAGTCCTGGACTGGAGCAGGGGAAGGGGAGGTACAGCAGCAGCTCACCCGGAAGGGACGGGAGCAGGAGGAGGACCCCGGGCGAGGAGGTGAACACCCACCACCAGAGTCTGTACAACG